In Lycium barbarum isolate Lr01 chromosome 9, ASM1917538v2, whole genome shotgun sequence, the DNA window TTTCAAGAAatttttgatttttgattttgatttttatagttacaaaccctaggctagatttgatagaacaaaCCTAATCCAAGCTctaataccaattgatacaataatggatatggaaaacaaagaaaatgacaagaaaataaagagataaaTAAATTGATACAAGAGAAATCACAAATAGGCAACCAAAACTCTATAATAGTTAAGACCTCCTAAATGTAGTTAAACAGGCACCAATTTCTTAGGAAGGCCAAGAGGGATTGAAATCCCTAATAACATATCCTCTCAACAATCACCCAATCCAAGGCTAAGCAAtcactcaactctcaagagttacaatttccaaatatcaataataataatcaaaatagtctaatcTTCCAAAATGAAATAAACTCCTATTTATACTAGAAATATAAAGAAGACAACTATGTTATTACActtctacccttaatgaagtaagggccttgtttggttgtCTCCCTTGAACTTGAAATCCGAAAATGCTAGCTTTTAAGTAATAGCCTTCTTGCAAGCGTAGCCATTTTCATTCTCTTTCTCCAATCCGTCTTTCCATGCAATCTTGCACACTTGGGATCTCCGAAATAGGACCAAGGCATGCTCACGAGTGCTCATCTTCATGTATACTCCTTGTGATCTTTGGAGCTCCTCACCTTGCTACCACATAGGTGACCTTGGGGCAACTAGGATTGCATTATTACCCCTTTGATTGCAGCTAGAATTTCCACATTAGTCATATCTCTGATCAGGTCAAACTTCTGTTGGTAAGAAAGACAAGGTCCTCTTCTAATAGTTTCTGAATTTAGGCATGGCATTTCTTCAGCAGCAGTACCCATATGCTTAGTGAAGAAAGATATGAATTCAGTCTCAACCAGTACAGGGTCAGTAATTTTTGAGCCATTGTCAGCATACACAGAAGTTATGGTGTTTCTACTTGCCCTTATCTTGCATTGGGCATGAAAGTACTTGCTATTAGAATCCCTACTAGTGATCCAGTTAGACTTGGATTTCTGTCTAAGGGCTAATTCTTCAATATTTCTCCATTTTGCAATCTCCAACAAAGTGGCTTTTTCTTGGTCTATGAGAGATTGATCCATAGGTTGAACCCTCAAAGATGCTTGAGTGATCTCCAGTTTTTGACTAGCCTGTTGGAGTTTTTGACTATATGAGGCTAGGTAGTTGTTTAACACCTtcaaattcttcaacttcttccaCAGGTTATACATCTTGGTTCATCTAACATTTTGGGCCCAAACAATTGCAAGTATACAGAAAAATCTTGGTGGTTCATGACAGTGCTAAATAGCTTGAATGGCTTAGGGTGTGTGTGAACCTGAGGATAATACTGTATCAATATTGGTGAATGATCTGACATACCACTGTTGATGAAGTCAACTTCCACATGGCCATAAGATTGGAGCCATTGGGAGCTGCCAAAAGCCCAATCAATTTTAGAATACACCCTGCTGGTAGCCTATTAGTTGTCACTGAAGGTGAAATGCCATCCCTTGAACTTCAATGGGGTCAGTTGTAAATTATCAAAACAATCTCTAAAATCCTGAGTTTCAGTAGGCAATACAGGAGAGCCTAGTCTGTTTTTTGAAGAAAGCATGGTGTTGAAATCTCCACTGATGAGCCAAGCTCCTTGAATGCTACTCCCAATCTGATTGAGATATGTCCATAGGGATTGTCTTTGCTGTGCTTCATTCTTAGCATATACAACTGTTAAGAATGCAGTGAAGTTTGTGTTACTCTCCTCCTTACAGTGAATTTGCTGCTGAGTATTTGACAAAACTTGTAACTGTATAGTTTGTTTCCACAAGCGCCAAATTTTTCCATTGTAAGCCATGGGATAGTTGCAACAATAGTTCCAGCCCTTGGATACTTTGGTAAGAATGCCATTAGCTTTAGGTTCCTTTGTTCTTGTTTCTAAACATCCAATGATATCTATCTTGTCCTTTTACATAAAGAtcttcaactccttctgctttaGGGGTTGATTTAAGCCCCTTACATTCCAAGTAGTGATAatcattggggggggggggggggggggtggataaGCCCCAGATCCTTCTCATGAGGTTTAGAAGAGCTAGGCTTAGCTCCATTCCCATCTAACACATCAAATCTATTAGCAGTCTATACCCCTAAATCTTGATTTGAACACCACAGGTTTGGCAACTGTGATTGAGCAGAGTTTTGTTTAGGTTTCCTTGCTCTCCTATTTCTTCTGCATCATTCCAACAAGCCTCAATAATATGACCAAATTTCATACAACTAGTACAAAATTTGGTTTCCAATTATATTCAACAACTTGATGGATGTGGCCTTGTGGTGTGAGTAGTTCAATAGACCATGCAAATGTTGGGACACATCCACATCCACAAGGATCCGAGCATAAGTGATTTTATGCATGTTTGTTGTGAATTTATCAGTGGACATTGGTCTACCCAGTGCACTAGCAACCTTACTTAGTGCTTCACTAGACCAATATCCCACTGGTAACCCCAGAAATACCACCCATAGAGGAATTGTGGTTATGCAATCAGGTTTAAAGCCGAAGTCAAAATCTCATTGTTGAATAATGAAGGGTTTATTATGGAAGGTGTAGGGGCCAACATCCTTCACTTTTTCACAGTCTTCGACAGAGGCAAATCAGATGATATAATACCCATTGTCATGAACCAGAATTTAGGGCTTTGCAACAAAGCTCCAAGTACTAGTAACATAGGCCTCCATATAAGGTGTATCTCCCACAATATACCCAAATAAAGCAGATTTCATATACTCCTCTTGGGGTTTTAGGTCATCCTCAACAATACTAACATAGACTTTTCCATTTTTAGTTGTTGGAGAAATATAAGTGAGCGGCTTACCCTTTTGTGCCGATAGATTCCATGAAATCATTAATCTCTGGTGGTGTGGGTTGCTCGTCTGATCGCCGGAATTCTGCTCCTTCTTCTACTCCTTCTgctccttcttcttctcttcctccttctctttcacctctttctttttcttcttcttcttctccatatccttcttctccttctcgttcttctccttctccttgtcctctttctctttcttcttcttcttcttcttcttcttcttcttcttcttcttcttctgataCAAATTTACTTACCTTTCAAGTAATAATCGATGCTTCCAAAAGGTAAGTGTAAAATTTCGTACATCAGTTGAAACTTTTTCCCTGCTAAAAAATATTCTCGTTGGAAGTCTTGAATTTTTGATGTTAAATGACATGTTAGaaaatatatttaattttaaCACATAATTTTATCACCCCAAGTGCAAGCACCTTGCACACAGCGCATGCACCCGACACACAGTGACTAAGAAGAATAATGGCTTAGTGGTTACTTATTAGGGTAGGATATACACTCCCTTTACTTCTGAAGCTGATCAGTTCATCTGACCCTTGTGTTGCACGCCATTTCTATCGTAAACGATATACTTTATCCCATGAATTTCAGACTTTAAGATAAATCCTCCCCCAACATGAAGAAAAAGTGTTGTGGACTAAATAAGTTCTTTGTCGATTCTCTTGAACTCAATTCCAGTGGATGAAGGTCAGATCTTGATGCACGTTCCATGTTATTTTGTGCTATAAGATCATGTTATAACTTTTATAAAATGTTATATTGCAGTTACAATACGAATAATTCGTGAGCCAACAAAACTTTATAGCCTGTTTgtccaagcttctaaaatcaacttattttgaaaagtgttttttcaAAAGTGATTGTAAAAACAAAGTACTTTCGTCGAAaatcagtttgtgtttggccaattaatttaaaaagcacttttgagcaaCAACTTGTTTTTGGCctaacttttaaaaagtgctagcctaacttttaaaaagtgcttctaagtatatatttttctcaaaagtgtttttcaaaaaagtgcttttgggcagaAGCTAATTTTTAAGTTTCTGAAAAActacttctgctactccccaagcacttattttctcctaaaagcttggcTAATCACCTCAGTTtttaaaaataagcacttattgagaAAAAAAACAAGTACTTCCGGAGAAAAGTAAgcatggccaaacaggctattaatctTGATCCATTTTATATATGCAACATAACCATTGATCATTAGGATTTTACAACTCCCAAAATATGATCTGAAATTCTAGTTGGAGTTCTGAATTTTCAAGCACTTTAAGAAAATACttaattcttccaaattcaaattGTCCTGATAAATTTATTATCAAATTATCTAGATTTATTTGATAGTATTTTACCATATTGTATTAACAAGTCCCATTATGAATCTATATATACATTTCAATGCTCCTCTTC includes these proteins:
- the LOC132611870 gene encoding uncharacterized protein LOC132611870 encodes the protein MYNLWKKLKNLKVLNNYLASYSQKLQQASQKLEITQASLRVQPMDQSLIDQEKATLLEIAKWRNIEELALRQKSKSNWITSRDSNSKYFHAQCKIRASRNTITSVYADNGSKITDPVLVETEFISFFTKHMGTAAEEMPCLNSETIRRGPCLSYQQKFDLIRDMTNVEILAAIKGVIMQS